AGTCAATAGGGGCAATCGCTTTAGGGTCAATATTGCCGGTGTACTTGAAATGCTGCATGAACAGGTCTTTGTTCATTCGGCCGATTGAACTGCCATTATAAGGCTGACCAATCTCGGGCTGTTTGCGATAGCCACCGATGTAGAGGTCCTTTAAGCCAATGACGATTTCCTGCCCTTCGGCCAGATAACCATGAATACCACTCTGGTTCACAGCTACGATGATAGCTCCTGTTTCATCCTGCAAGGCAAACTGCTTGTAGAGGTTTGAGCCAATATCGTTGCCTGTCACACGGCCTTTGATCTTTATGTCTTCCTCAATTTTCGTGTTCTTGTCGTTGTCTGCAAAAATATCGGGATATTTTGCCTTCAGTTGAGCAATGGTGATGATGTTCTCATCATTGATGCTGTTGTTGCCATAAGGTACCACATTGGGATCGTCCCAATCGCCCTGACAAGCAGTCATGCATATAGCAACAAAGGCCATTGATAAATATTTAAATGCTTTCATAACGGTGTCTGATGTTTAGAAATAGTAGTTAATCATGAACATGCCGTTAATGCCATTGGCATAGAACTTATAAGGGCTGTTCTGGAATGAGTAGGTGCGGATACTCTCACCATTTTCATCCACATCGGTACGGCTCTGTTCGCGTCCGCCTGTCACGAGCTTCGTGTTGTTCAGGATATTGGTGAGCATCAGATTGAAACCGATGCGGCGTCCATGACGTAGGAAGAAACTCTTGCCGATAGAGGCATCGAGCATAAATCCGCCTTTTCCCTTTGCCTGATCAGGCAGGTTGTACATCACCTCATTGCCATCGTTGTCGTAGGTCACACTCTGGTGGCTCTTATAACGGGTAACAGGCGTGTAGTAAAGGTAGATACGGTCGTAGTAGTTGCCGATGAGGTCGATGAACCAACCGCTGGTATGGATACTCAGATCCAGACTG
The sequence above is a segment of the Prevotella sp. E9-3 genome. Coding sequences within it:
- a CDS encoding DUF5689 domain-containing protein, translating into MKAFKYLSMAFVAICMTACQGDWDDPNVVPYGNNSINDENIITIAQLKAKYPDIFADNDKNTKIEEDIKIKGRVTGNDIGSNLYKQFALQDETGAIIVAVNQSGIHGYLAEGQEIVIGLKDLYIGGYRKQPEIGQPYNGSSIGRMNKDLFMQHFKYTGNIDPKAIAPIDFDVNMDKNENCGKLVTLKNVSFAPVAGLGTFAPDTLTDKTVKLYGGCVNRGLNEYSIADVVIHTSTYAKFAAKKLPFDPETGKALKCNITGIATRYVSGSNDTWQILIRKESDIEILE